The following proteins are co-located in the Sphingorhabdus lutea genome:
- a CDS encoding GcrA family cell cycle regulator, with amino-acid sequence MAWTDERITQLTNLWEKGLTASQIAEELGGVSRNAVIGKAHRLGLKSRPSPVRGAKAAAKKAKKPVLKPDAKPEKVVKAVRAAAPISAPQPAATSNDATAVEQKKSSLPQMVSIGPGGFLRQGPGDQQAPIPPAPPRRLVPAKPSPEIAGKTTLLDLNERICRWPMGHPGEADFHFCGEAVNPGFPYCVEHCGRAYQAQLPRGVRRAPPPMPFGGPRVR; translated from the coding sequence ATGGCCTGGACCGACGAACGCATTACCCAATTAACAAATTTATGGGAAAAGGGCTTAACCGCCAGTCAAATCGCTGAGGAACTTGGCGGGGTGAGCCGCAATGCCGTCATCGGTAAGGCGCACCGATTGGGCCTTAAATCACGTCCTTCGCCCGTGCGCGGCGCAAAAGCGGCAGCGAAAAAGGCCAAAAAGCCTGTGTTAAAACCCGATGCAAAACCCGAAAAAGTGGTAAAAGCTGTTCGGGCTGCCGCGCCTATATCGGCCCCGCAACCTGCAGCTACATCAAATGACGCGACGGCAGTTGAGCAAAAAAAATCATCCTTGCCGCAAATGGTGTCTATTGGGCCTGGCGGTTTTTTACGTCAGGGGCCCGGCGATCAACAAGCGCCGATTCCACCTGCGCCGCCGCGCCGATTGGTCCCTGCAAAGCCCAGCCCGGAAATTGCTGGCAAAACCACCTTGCTTGATTTGAATGAACGCATTTGTCGTTGGCCAATGGGCCATCCTGGCGAGGCGGATTTTCATTTCTGTGGCGAAGCGGTGAACCCCGGCTTCCCTTATTGCGTGGAACATTGCGGTCGTGCGTATCAGGCGCAATTGCCGCGCGGTGTTCGCCGTGCGCCTCCGCCCATGCCATTTGGCGGCCCGCGCGTCCGTTAA
- a CDS encoding ABC transporter permease, with product MLESRKIIGVNWLGLYTLYMKEVRRFMKVQLQTIWGPAITTMLFLIIFTVALGRGGYQVLETPFANFLAPGLIIMGMLQNSFANSSFSLLVGKIQGTIIDYLMPPLSNFELLAAMVGAAVTRAAFVGGAVWIVMLLWPNVSVNVAHPLAVLYFGIMGSVFVGSIGVMTSIWAEKFDHAAAVTNFVIAPLALLSGTFYSVDKLSPTFQAVSHANPFFYIISGFRYGFIGKADSNIYLGGAVIGGLSIITLSICYALLRKGWKIKN from the coding sequence ATGCTTGAATCAAGAAAAATTATCGGCGTAAATTGGCTGGGACTTTATACTTTATATATGAAGGAAGTGCGCCGATTTATGAAGGTGCAATTGCAAACCATTTGGGGTCCCGCCATCACCACCATGTTGTTTTTAATCATTTTTACTGTTGCCCTTGGTCGCGGCGGGTATCAGGTTCTGGAAACACCCTTTGCCAATTTTCTTGCCCCCGGCCTTATCATCATGGGGATGTTGCAAAATTCATTCGCCAATAGCAGCTTTTCATTATTGGTCGGAAAAATCCAAGGAACGATTATTGATTATTTAATGCCGCCTTTGTCCAATTTTGAATTATTGGCCGCAATGGTGGGTGCAGCGGTGACGCGGGCAGCCTTTGTTGGCGGCGCGGTTTGGATTGTCATGCTGTTATGGCCCAATGTTTCGGTTAATGTCGCACATCCTCTGGCGGTGCTTTATTTTGGAATTATGGGTTCGGTTTTTGTCGGCAGCATTGGGGTGATGACATCCATTTGGGCAGAAAAATTTGACCATGCAGCGGCAGTGACCAATTTTGTTATCGCGCCACTGGCTTTATTATCCGGAACATTTTACTCGGTTGATAAATTATCGCCGACTTTTCAGGCGGTAAGCCATGCCAACCCATTTTTCTATATTATATCGGGTTTTCGATATGGATTTATTGGCAAGGCAGATTCCAATATTTATTTGGGCGGCGCGGTGATTGGCGGGTTAAGTATTATCACGCTTTCCATATGCTATGCGCTGCTTCGTAAAGGGTGGAAGATTAAAAATTAA
- a CDS encoding tyrosine-type recombinase/integrase gives MGLLTVSAIKAAKGPCRLYDGDGLYLLVSKTGAKSWLVRVQKNKRRRDIGLGSASKVSLKEARKRAADVRSQIECGLDPILERKKAGGIPTFRAAAASVHAEQKGAWRNGKHNQQWIRTLETYCFPYFGDISVAEITAPIVRDALIAIWLDKPETARRVRQRIVSVLDWAVGKGYRDAPLAMAGINKSLPKQREAVKHHEAMPYQEVPAFMVKLRESMSMGRLALEFAILTAARSGEVRGATWDEIDLYKKLWTIPAGRMKMKREHVIPLCDGAVHVLQQAAKFRLNSSNFVFVGQSKGKAISDMTMRKILRDMGLKYVPHGFRSSFKDWAADTTEYSNELSEMALAHAIKGKSEAAYRRGSMLDKRRNLMDDWEGFCDG, from the coding sequence ATGGGCCTTTTAACAGTTTCAGCAATTAAGGCGGCAAAAGGTCCATGCCGTTTATATGATGGGGATGGCCTATATTTGCTGGTTAGCAAAACAGGGGCGAAAAGCTGGCTTGTTCGCGTTCAAAAAAATAAGAGGCGGCGCGATATAGGTTTGGGCAGTGCGTCCAAGGTGTCTCTTAAAGAGGCAAGGAAAAGGGCTGCTGATGTTCGTTCGCAAATTGAGTGCGGGCTTGACCCAATTTTGGAACGCAAAAAGGCGGGCGGCATACCAACATTTAGAGCGGCGGCGGCAAGTGTCCATGCAGAACAAAAGGGGGCATGGCGCAATGGTAAGCATAACCAACAATGGATTCGGACATTAGAAACTTATTGTTTCCCTTATTTCGGGGATATTTCCGTGGCAGAAATAACCGCGCCTATTGTTCGTGATGCATTGATTGCAATTTGGTTAGATAAGCCTGAAACAGCGCGGCGCGTTAGGCAAAGAATAGTTTCCGTTTTGGATTGGGCAGTGGGCAAGGGTTATCGTGATGCACCGCTTGCAATGGCGGGGATAAACAAAAGCCTTCCCAAGCAACGTGAGGCCGTGAAGCATCATGAGGCCATGCCTTATCAAGAAGTTCCGGCATTTATGGTAAAATTGCGCGAGAGCATGTCTATGGGGCGGCTGGCTCTTGAATTTGCGATATTGACGGCGGCGCGTTCTGGAGAGGTGCGCGGCGCAACATGGGATGAAATTGACCTTTACAAGAAACTTTGGACAATTCCGGCCGGACGTATGAAAATGAAGCGTGAACATGTTATTCCGCTTTGTGATGGGGCGGTGCATGTTTTGCAACAGGCCGCCAAATTTAGGCTCAATAGTTCTAATTTTGTCTTTGTGGGGCAATCAAAGGGCAAGGCCATATCCGATATGACAATGCGCAAAATATTGCGCGATATGGGTTTGAAATATGTCCCGCATGGTTTCCGTTCCAGTTTCAAAGACTGGGCAGCCGATACCACCGAATATTCCAATGAATTATCCGAGATGGCGCTTGCCCATGCCATAAAGGGCAAGAGTGAGGCCGCATATAGGCGGGGAAGTATGCTCGATAAAAGGCGGAATTTAATGGATGATTGGGAAGGGTTTTGTGATGGATGA